In Gemmatimonadota bacterium, the following proteins share a genomic window:
- a CDS encoding SDR family oxidoreductase, giving the protein MKLQDRVALITGGGTGIGAATANLFAEEGAAVSVTGRREALLEEVVAGIKENGGRAVPIAGDVSLTEDCQRMVEKTTAAFGKIDVLVNNAGTATLMKADETSDELWDQTIGVNLSGAFRLIRAVLPQMVSQGSGSIVNVSSVLAQSGMKGAAAYSASKAGLDQLTRVLAVEYADRGIRVNAVAPAWVHTPMNESVRDHEMMYERLKKRHPMGRFGTAEEIAHAILHLASDEATWTTGTVLAVDGGWTAV; this is encoded by the coding sequence GTGAAGTTGCAAGATCGTGTCGCGCTCATCACAGGCGGCGGAACAGGAATCGGGGCCGCCACGGCGAATCTCTTCGCCGAAGAGGGCGCGGCTGTCTCTGTCACTGGCCGGCGCGAGGCGCTGCTTGAAGAGGTGGTTGCGGGAATCAAGGAAAATGGTGGACGGGCAGTCCCGATTGCCGGCGACGTGTCCCTCACGGAAGACTGCCAGCGCATGGTCGAGAAAACGACGGCCGCCTTCGGGAAGATCGACGTGCTGGTGAACAACGCGGGAACTGCTACGTTAATGAAAGCAGACGAGACCAGCGACGAACTCTGGGACCAGACCATCGGCGTAAACCTGTCGGGGGCGTTTCGCCTCATCCGAGCGGTCCTTCCACAGATGGTTTCCCAGGGCTCCGGAAGTATTGTAAACGTCAGTTCGGTCCTCGCTCAGTCAGGCATGAAGGGGGCGGCGGCCTACAGCGCCTCCAAGGCGGGCCTCGACCAGTTGACGCGCGTCCTGGCCGTCGAGTACGCAGATCGCGGCATACGGGTCAACGCCGTGGCCCCGGCCTGGGTGCACACCCCCATGAACGAATCGGTGCGTGACCACGAGATGATGTATGAACGGTTGAAGAAGCGCCATCCCATGGGCCGATTCGGTACGGCCGAAGAGATCGCCCACGCCATCCTGCACCTGGCCTCGGACGAGGCCACTTGGACGACGGGTACCGTGCTGGCCGTCGACGGCGGGTGGACGGCGGTTTGA
- a CDS encoding phytanoyl-CoA dioxygenase family protein yields MAIQDFGMSELARFAEEGYLRLGRVASGEHLRAMCDRIDDIMMGNVRYEGMPMQRDTTTGEYGELPTRTFEDSEETLAYRRIDDLQLDPLYLGYMQHPFFREITEALIGPNVSIFRAMFMNKPAEHGTHLPWHQDVGIGWGLDSNPEVTIWTALDAATVENGCMQVVPGSHKHGVINDMHFPSEADQARYAREEDCIYLEAEAGEAILLNNLLLHRSARNPTGKPRRAFSIAYMDAATRAVKTGEIFPVIFGEGALSGGELIDGALTEGVQTENAFEESRQ; encoded by the coding sequence ATGGCCATTCAAGACTTCGGCATGAGCGAGCTGGCACGGTTTGCCGAGGAAGGCTACCTGCGTCTGGGCCGGGTGGCTTCCGGCGAACACCTGCGGGCCATGTGCGACCGCATCGACGACATCATGATGGGGAACGTCCGCTACGAGGGCATGCCCATGCAGCGCGACACGACCACGGGCGAGTACGGCGAACTGCCGACGCGAACGTTCGAGGACAGCGAGGAGACGCTCGCTTACCGGCGCATCGACGATCTGCAGCTGGATCCGCTTTACCTGGGATACATGCAGCATCCGTTTTTTCGGGAGATCACGGAGGCCCTCATCGGTCCCAATGTCTCCATATTCCGCGCCATGTTCATGAACAAGCCGGCCGAGCACGGCACCCATCTCCCCTGGCACCAGGACGTCGGCATCGGGTGGGGGCTCGACTCGAACCCCGAGGTTACCATCTGGACCGCCCTCGATGCGGCGACGGTGGAAAACGGCTGCATGCAGGTGGTGCCGGGCAGTCACAAGCACGGCGTGATCAACGACATGCACTTCCCGTCGGAGGCGGACCAGGCCAGGTACGCGCGGGAGGAAGACTGTATATACCTGGAGGCCGAGGCGGGCGAGGCTATCCTCCTGAACAACCTGCTCCTGCACCGGTCGGCCCGCAATCCCACAGGCAAGCCACGGAGGGCGTTCAGCATCGCGTACATGGACGCCGCCACGCGGGCGGTCAAGACAGGCGAGATCTTCCCCGTCATCTTCGGTGAGGGTGCGCTGAGCGGCGGCGAGCTGATCGATGGCGCACTGACTGAAGGCGTCCAGACCGAGAACGCGTTCGAGGAGAGCCGCCAGTGA
- a CDS encoding nuclear transport factor 2 family protein, whose translation MTEQDVQHWLDEYGRAWVDSDPDLVVTLFADTATYRETPFDCAMRGRHEIRAYWQKYAVETHEDIEFASQVWAVRNDTAIAGWQARYTLQTTGARVSLDGTFRLVFSSEKGALQCTILEEWWHRKES comes from the coding sequence ATGACGGAACAGGACGTTCAGCACTGGCTCGACGAATATGGCCGAGCCTGGGTCGATAGCGACCCGGACCTGGTGGTGACGCTGTTTGCCGACACGGCCACTTATCGTGAAACGCCCTTCGACTGTGCGATGAGAGGACGGCACGAAATACGGGCGTATTGGCAGAAATACGCAGTGGAAACACACGAGGACATCGAGTTCGCATCGCAAGTCTGGGCGGTCAGGAACGATACCGCGATTGCCGGCTGGCAAGCCCGCTACACCCTGCAGACCACCGGAGCGCGGGTCAGCCTCGACGGGACGTTCAGACTCGTGTTTTCAAGCGAAAAGGGCGCTCTTCAGTGCACCATCCTCGAAGAGTGGTGGCACAGAAAAGAATCTTGA